ACGACGAAGGCGGCGAGCAGCAGAACGCCCGACAACACCAGCATGGGGCGGCGGAACAGGAGCCAGCCGGTCAGAGCGCGCCAGGCACGCGAGAGCCGCTCTGGCCGGCTGCGGCGGCCGAACGGCTTTGCCTGTGCAGGGGTCTTGCGCGACGCACGCGCGGAGCCGCGCCCGCTCTTGCTGCGGGGTTGGGCGGTCTTGCGGTCGATCTTCACCGATCGCACGAGGCATCCTCCACGATCCAGCGACAGAGCTTGGAATAGGACATGCCGTTGACGGCGGCCTGTTCCGGCACCAGCGAGGTCGGCGTCATGCCCGGCTGGGTGTTGGTTTCGAGCAGCACCAGGCGATGCTTGTCCGTCACCGTGTTGTCGTAGCGCAGGTCGGTGCGCGACACGCCGCGGCAGCCCAACGCCGCATGGGCACGCTCGGCCAGCGCCAAAGCTTCCTTTGCCACGGCGGCCGGAATCTTCGCGGGAAGGACGTGGATCGAGCCGCCCTCCGCGTATTTCGCCTCGTAGTCGTAGAATTCGAGATTGGTGGTGATCTCTGTCACGCCAAGTCCCTTGCCGCCCATCACCGCGACCGTGAGTTCGCGGCCGGGGACAAACTCCTCGACCATCATCTCGCTGGAGATCGTCCAGTCTTCGGCGCCCAGCGCTTCGGGCGGGCGGTTCGCGCCCTTGCGGATGATGAAGACGCCGACCGACGAGCCTTCGTTGACCGGCTTGACCACATAGGGCGGCTCCATCAGGTGCTGCGCCGCGGCCTCGCGGCGGTCGACCACGATGGAGTTCACCACCGGCAGGCCGGCCGCGCGATAGACGTCCTTGGTACGCTGCTTGTGCATCGCCAGCGCCGAGGCCAGCACGCCCGAATGGGTGTAGGGGATGCGCAGAAGCTCGAGCAGGCCCTGGACGCAGCCATCCTCGCCCCAGCGCCCGTGCAGCGCGTTGAAGACGACGTCGGGCTGCGCATCGAGAAGCTGCTGTGCGAGATTGTCGGCGGGATCGATCTCGAGCACCTCGAAGCCTTCTTCGCGCAACGCCTTCACGATGCCGGCGCCGGACGACAGGCTGACTTCGCGTTCCGCGGAACGCCCGCCGAGCAGGACTGCCACGCGCTTGTATGAAGTCATGCCACGCCCACCCGCTTGATCTCCCACTCCAGCACGACACCGGACTTCGCCTTGACCCGGGCACGGACCTCTTCGCCCAAGGCCTCGATATCGGCGGCGGTCGCATCGCCCAGATTGATGAGGAAATTGCAATGCATCTCGCTGACCTGCGCCGCGCCGCGCCGCAGGCCGCGGCCACCGGCTTCGTCGATCAGCTGCCAGGCCTTGCGGCCGGGCGGATTCTTGAAGGTCGAGCCGCCGGTGCGGGTCTTCACCGGCTGGCTGGCCTCGCGGTCGGCGACCAGCTTGTCCATGCGGGCACGCACCGCGGCGGGATCGTCCCGGGTGCCCTCGAACACGGCGCTGACGAAGATGACATCGTCCGGCACGGCGCTGTGGCGATAGGTGAAACCCATATCGGCAGGCTTGAGCGTGACGACACTACCCCGGCCGTTGATGGCGGTGGCCTCGACAAGCACGTCCTTGATCTCGCGGCCGTAGCATCCGGCGTTCATGCGCAGCGCGCCGCCCACCGTGCCGGGAATGCCGCGCAGGAATTCGAGACCGGCGATCCCCGCATCCGCCGCAAGCTTCGCCACGTTGCCGTCGAGCGCGGCGGCGCCGGCCGTGACACGGGTGCCGTCGATGCTCGTCTTGCCCATCGCGCCCGGTAGGCGCACCACCACGCCGGGAATGCCGCCGTCGCGGATCAGGAGATTCGAGCCGACACCGATCACGCCGACGCGCAGATCCGCCGGCTTCGCCGCCAAGAAGGTCGCGAGGTCTTGCGCATCGGCAGGGCGGAAGAGAATCTCCGCCGGACCGCCGGCACGGAACCAGACGAGGTCCTTGAGCGGCGCGTCGGCGGTGTAGGTGCCGCGCACGGGCGGGAGGGCATCGCAGGGGCGGGTCATCATCATGCCCCCGCTGCCGCAAGCGAATAGCGAATGGCGAGTAGCGAGCGGGGGGAAACGTGGCTTTCCCTATTCGCTACTCGCCATTCGCTATTCGCCATGCACACGGAACACCTCATGGCGTGCCCCTCGCCTTCATCACCAGCTCCAACCCATGTGCCCATTGCGTGATCGAGCCGGCGCCGAGGAAGACGATGGCGCCGCCGTCCAGGTTGTTCTCCAGCGTCGCGAGCAGCGCCGGCAGATCGGCCTCACCCTCGATCACCCGGACGTCGCGGTGGCCATGGGCCCGCAGCGCCTCGGCATAGCTGTCGCGGCTGATGCCCTCGATGGGTTTCTCGCCGGCCGCATAGACGGGCGCGATGATCGCCACATCGGCATCGTTCAGGCATTTGGCGAACTGCTCGAAGGTGTCGTGCAGGCGGGTGTAGCGGTGCGGCTGGACGATCGCGACCACCGGACCGCTATAGGCTTGGCGGGCGGCCTTGAGCGCCGCCGCGATCTTGAACGGATTGTGCGCGTAGTCGTCGATGATCGCCGCGCCGTTCCACTCGCCGACCTTGCTGAAGCGGCGGCCGACGCCGCCGAATTTGGCGAGCGCAGCACGGATGATCTCCTCGCCGATGCCGAGCTCGCGCGCCACGGTGATCGCGGCCAGCGCGTTCTGGACATTGTGCTCGCCCGGCATCGGAAGGCTGAGGTCATCCATCCGGCTCTGCGTGCCTGCGCGGCGATCGGTGATCACCACGTCGAAATGCGAGGCGCCCTCGGAGAACCGCACGTTCGTGGCGCGGATGTCGGCCTGCGGCGACAGGCCATAGGTGATGATCCGCCGGTCCTCGATGCGGCCGACCATGGCCTGCACCTCGGGATGATCGAGGCAGAGGACGGCGAAACCGTAGAACGGCACGTTCTCGACGAAGCGCTGGAACGCGTCGCGCATGCGGTCGAAGGTGCCGTAGAAATCCAGATGGTCGGGATCCGCGTTGGTGACGACCGCAACCGTCGCCGGCAGCTTGAGGAAGGTGCCGTCGCTCTCGTCGGCCTCGACCACGACCCACTCACCGGCTCCGAGCCGCGCATTGGTGCCGTAGGCGTTGATGATGCCGCCATTGACGACGGTGGGGTCGAGGCCGCCGGCGTCGAGCAGGGCCGCGATCAGCGTCGTGGTCGTCGTCTTGCCGTTCGTGCCGGCGACGGCGACGCAGGAGCGCAGGCGCATGATCTCGGCCAGCATCTCGGCGCGGCGCACCAGCGGCAGGCTGAGCGCCCGGGCGGCATCGAACTCGGGATTCCCGGGCTTCACGGCGGAGGAATAGACCACGGCGTGGGCGTCACGCAGATTTTCCGGGCTGTGGCCGATCATGATCGGAATGCCCATCTTGCGCAGCCGCTTGACGTTGGCGCTGTCGGCGACGTCGCTGCCCTGAATCTTGTAGCCCAGATTGTGCATGATCTCGGCGATGCCGCTCATGCCGATGCCGCCGATGCCGATGAAATGGATGGTGCCGACATCGAGCGGAACGCGGGTCTTGGCGGGGGCGGTCATGCGGCCCTCGCGATCTGCTCGACGGCATCGGCGAAGCGCTGCGTGCCGTCGATCTTGCCGATGCTGCGCGCGGCGGCGGCACGCCGGGCGAGATCGTCGGGCGCGGCAAATGCCGCGGTCAGCATATCCGCGAGTTTTTGCGCGGTGAGCTCCGACTGGCGGACGCGCCAGCCGCCGCCGGCCTTCTCCAGCGCGTCGGCATTGGGCGTCTGGTTGTCGTCGAGGGCGTGCGGCAGCGGCACGAGGATCGCGGGACGGCCGATCGCGGCGAGCTCGCTCACCGTGCCGGCGCCGGAGCGGGCGATGACGAGATGGGCGGCGGCGATCCGGGCCGGCATATCGCCGAAGAACGGCGCGAGCTCGGCTTTCACGCCGGCGCGGGCATAGGCGGCCTTGACCGCTTCGAGGTCCTCCGGCCGGCATTGCTGCACGATATCGAGACGGGCGCGTATCGCCTCCGGCAGCAGCGCGATAGCGGCGGGAACAAGCTCGCTGAAGACGCGCGCGCCCTGGCTGCCGCCGAAGACGAGCAGCTTCAGCGGGCCGCTCGGCGTCGGCTTGTCGTAAGGCGCGCCGGCCAGCGCGACGACTTCGGGACGCAGCGTGTTGCCGGTGTAGACGACCTTTTTCATGTCCTTGGGCAGGAAGCGGACCAGCGGCAGGTTTGCGGCGATCAGGCGGACGTGATTCATCACCAGCCGGTTGGCGCGGCCGAGCAGCGCATCCGGCGCCAGGATCGCGGTCGGAATGCGGCACGCGATGGCGGCGATCATGACGGGAACGCTTGGATAGCCGCCGAATCCGACCACCGCGACAGGCTTCAGGCGGCGGAGCTTGATCCACGACAGGGCGATGCCGCCGACGATCTCGAACGGCGCACTCAGCAGGCCGAGGATGGAGCGGTCGGAGAAGGCGGCGGACGGCACGGTCTCGATCCGCGCATCGGGAAAGGCGGTGGCGTAGTTCTTGAAACGCGCATCGGTGAAGACGACGACCGTCGCGCCGCGCCGTTGCAGCTCGCCTGCCAGCGCCTGCGCCGGGAAGAGATGGCCGCCGGTGCCGCCGGCCGAGAGCACGATGACGCTCATGCGCGCGCTCCCAGAAGCTCGTAGAGGGAGTGCTCGCGGGTCGGGAGCTGCGGACGCTGGCGGGTGACCGCGAGCGCGAAGCCCATGGTGAGCGCCACCGCGAAGAGCGACGAGCCGCCATAGGAGATGAACGGCAGCGTCATGCCCTTGGCGGGCAGCATATGCACCGCCACGCCCATGTTGATGAAGGCCTGCAGCGCGGTGACGGTGGCGAGGCCGGCGCCGGCGAGCTGGGAGAAGCGGTCGCGCTGTTCGGCCGAACGCAGCAGCAGCCGCACCGCAAGGGCACAGAACAGCAGCGCGATGACTCCGCACAGGATGAGACCGAACTCCTCGCCCGCCACGGCGAAGACGAAGTCGGAATGCGCCTCGGGGATGTGGTACTTGACCGTGCCGGCACCCGGTCCGACGCCGGTGAGACCGCCATGCGCAAAGGCCCGCAGCGCAAGCTTGGTCTGGTAGCCGCCCTCGCCGTCGGGGTCCAGGAACTGGTCGATGCGGTGATGGACATGCGGGAACAGCGCATAGGCGAGCGTGCCCAGCACGACGGTGCTGCCGGCCAGGATGCTCATCCATTTGAGCGGCACACCGGAGAAGAAGAGCAGCGCGGCCCAGAGCGCGAGCAGCAGCGTGGTCTGGCCGACATCGGGCTGTTTCAGCAGGACGGCGATGGCGGGCAGGATGAGGAGCAGCGCGATCAACGGTTTGGGCAGCGGCATCGGATTGCGGTCGGCGATGATCGCCGCGGCAAGCACCGCAAAGCCCGGCTTGAGGAATTCGGAAGGCTGGAGCGAGAAGGGACCGAGTTCGACGGCGCGGTGGGCGCCGAAGGCTTCGTTGCCGACCACCAGTACCAGCCCGGAGCCGATCAGCGCCACGGCGAAAATGATCGCAGCGGCGACCTTGAGTTGTTGCAGCGAGAGCAGCGAGGCGCCGCCGACGATGCCGGCCGCAATGACCGCGAAGACGATCTGCTTCACGGCATAGCGGAAATCGCCGGCCGTCAGCGAGCCGCCGGTCGCGGCGGGACTGGCGGCGAAGGCGAGCATCAGGCCGATGGCGATGAGCATGAGCATGAGCACCAGCGCGGGGCGGTCGACGGTCCACCACCAGGCGGCATAGGAGCTGCGGTCGGCGCGGCTGTTCATGACGCCTCCCGTACGGGATCGGCGCGCAGATCGGCGACGAGGTCGCGGAAGACGTCGCCGCGATGCTCGAAATCCTTGAACTGGTCGAAGGAGGCGCAGGCGGGCGAAAGCAGCACCACGGGCGACGACAGCCCCGACTGCGCCGCATCGGCGGCGGCGGCGCGGACGGCCGAGCCGAGCGTGCCGGATATCTCGTACGCGACTTGGCCGCGGAGCGTCGCGGCGAAGCTACGCGCGGCGTCGCCGATCAGATAGGCCTTGCGGATGCGCGGGAAAAAAGGCGCGAGGCTCTCGATGCCGCCCGCCTTGGCCTTGCCGCCGGCGATCCAGAAAATGTCGGGATAGCAGGCAAGGGCCCGTGCCGCCGCATCGGCATTGGTGGCCTTGGAGTCGTTGATAAAACGGACCTCGCCGATCCGTCCAACCTCCTCGATGCGATGGGCCAGGCCCGGGAAATCGGCGATGGCTGTCGCGATCGTCCTGGCATCGCGGGCGAAGGATTTGGTCGCGGCATAGGCGAGCGCGGCGTTCTGCTGGTTGTGGGCACCGGGAAGATGTGCGGCGCCGGCGAGATCCATCACCTTCGCGGCGCGCTGGCCCTGCGCATCGTAGAGCGCGCCGTCGACCGCGAAGACGCCGCGGCCCAGCACCTTGCCGACCGAGACAGGAACGGCCGCCGCGCCGCCGCCGGCGGCAAGGCGGGTGAAGATCGCGGCGGAGGGCGCGTCGTCGACGCCGACCACGACCAGCCCGCTCTTCGAGGTCTGGCTCAGGAGTCGCGCCTTCACGGCCGCGTAATTCTCCAGCGTGCCGTGGCGGTCGATATGGTCGGGCGTGATGTTCGACAGCACCGCGACGTCGGGCACAAGGCCCGGCGCGAGGTCGATCTGGTAGGACGAAAGCTCCAGGACATAGACCGTCTGCGGACCAGGCGGTTCGAGATCGAGCACGGCCTTGCCGATATTGCCGCCAACCTGCACGTCGTAGCCGTTGGCCGCGAGGATATGGCCGATCAGCGCGGTCGTGGTCGACTTGCCGTTGGTGCCGGTGATGGCGATGACGGGAGAACGGCCCGGAACCGCGGGATCGGCGCCCATCTCGCGGGCGAACACTTCCATGTCGCCGATGACTTCGACCTGTGCGGCCTTGGCGCGCTCGACGATGGCGTGCGGCCTGGGATGGGTCAGCGGCACGCCGGGCGAGAGCACCAGCGACCTGATCCGGTCCCACGGCCATTCCGAGAAGGGCAGGATGACGGCGCCGAGCGCCGCAGCCTCGCGGCGCGCCTCCTCCTTGTCGTCCCAGGCATGGATATTCGCGCCACCGGCCTTCAGCGCGGCGATGGACGCAAGGCCGCTCCGCGCCAGTCCGAAGACGCCGACGTCCCTGCCATGGAAGGAGCGCGCAACGATCATGGGCTATCGCAGCTTCAGGGTTGCAAGGCCGACCAGCGCAAGGACCACCGCGACGATCCAGAAACGGATGACGATGGTGGGCTCCTTCCAGCCGAGCTGTTCGTAATGATGATGGATCGGCGCCATCCGGAAGACGCGCTTGCCGGTGGTCTTGAACGAGATGACCTGGACGATCACGGAAATCGTCTCGAACACGAAGAGGCCGCCGACGATGAACAGCACGATCTCGTGCTTGACCGCGACCGCGACGGCGCCGAGCGCCCCGCCGAGCGGGAGCGAACCGGTGTCGCCCATGAAGACCATGGCGGGCGGCGCGTTGTACCAGAGGAAGCCGAGACCGGCGCCGATCAGGGCGGCGAGGAAGACGGCAAGCTCGCCGCTGCCGGCGACGTAGATCAGCTCGAGATATCTCGAGAAATTGTAGTTGCCGACGAGATAGGCGATCAGCAGGAAGGTCGCGGCGGCGATCATCACCGGCACGATGGCGAGGCCGTCGAGCCCGTCGGTGAAGTTCACCGCATTGGCCGCGCCCGCGATCACGATGCCGCCGACCACGACGAAGCCGATCCCGAACGGGATCACGAAGTTCTTGAAGAACGGCACCGCCAGCGTGCCCTGCAGCGAGGGGTCCTCGAGCCGCATCACCAGCCAGGTGGCCGCGAAGGCGACGCCGAACTCCACCGCAAGGCGGACATAGCCGCTGACCCCGGCCGACGAGCGCTTGCTCACCTTCAGATAGTCGTCGGCGAAGCCGAGCGCGCCATAGGCGATCGTCACCAGCATCACGATCCAGACATACTGGTTGGACAGGTTGGCCCAGAGCAGCGTGGATACGATCCAGGGCAGCAGGATCAGGACCCCGCCCATGGTCGGCGTGCCGGCCTTTTCGACGATATGGCGCTGCGGGCCGTCGGCGCGGATCGGCTGGCCCTTGCCCTGCTTCACCTTCAGCCACTGGATCAGCGAGCCGTTGACGATGAAGGCGAGGATCAGTGCCGTGATGACGGCGCCGCCGGAGCGGAAGGTGAGATATTTGAACAGCCGGAAGAAGGCGAGCTGGTCGGTATGGGTGAGCAGCGAGAGATAATACAGCATGGCGTTATGCAGCCCTCGCTTTCAACGCATCGACGATCACGGCCATCTTGCTGCCGAGCGAACCCTTGACCAGGACGGTGTCGCCGGCCTTCAGCGCCGCCGTCAGAAGCGGCGCGAGCTCGGCCGAGGTTTGCGTCCAGGCGCCGCGGCGCGCCGTGGGCAGGACGTCCCATAGGGATTTCATCTGTGCCCCGCAGAGGAAGACGAGATCGGCACGGGCCGCCTCGAGCGGAACCGCCAGGCCGGCGTGATGCGACGCGCCATCCGGACCCATCTCCAGCATGTCGCCCAGGACGGCGATGCGGCGGCCCTTGGCGGCGCCGAGCAGCGCCAGCGCGGCGGCCATCGAGGCCGGGTTGGCGTTGTAGCTCTCGTCGATCACATCGACATCGCCGGCCGCGAAGCGGGCGCCGCGGCCCTTGAGCGCGGCAAAATCCTTGAGCGCCGCGGCGGCGTTCAACACGTCGCCGTCGAGCAACGCGACGACGAGCAGCGCCGCAACGGCATTGCCCGCGATGTGCCGACCCGGTGCGCCGATGCGGAATTCGACCGGCGTGCCGCAGATATCCGCCTTGACGTGACAACCATCGGCGGACTCTTCATAGGCGATGAGACGGGCGTCGCTGCCCGGCTTCTCGCCGAATTTCAGGATGCGGCCGACATGCGCCTGGCGGGCACGGGCCCCGAGGCGGTCGGCGTAGGGGCTGTCGGCCGGCAGGATCGCGGCGCCGCCGGGGCTCAGGCCTTCGAAGATCTCGGACTTGGCGTCGGCGATGGCTTCGCAGGTCCCGAAGAATTCGAGATGCGCCGGCGCGATGGTGGTGACCAGCGCGACATGCGGCTGGACGAATCCGACCAGCGAACGGATTTCGCCGAAATGATTCATCCCGATCTCGAACACGCCGTATTTGGCGTCGCGCGGCAGGGCGGCCAAGCTGAGCGGCACGCCCCAGTGATTGTTGTAGGACGCGGCCGAGCAATGCGTCGTGCCGAGGGCGCCGAGGGCGACGCGCAGCAATTCCTTGGTCGTGGTCTTGCCGGCGCTGCCGGTGACACCGACGATCTTCGCCGAGGACCGGGCGCGGGCGGCGCGGGCGAGATCTTCCAGGCCGCGCTGGGTGTTGGCGACCGTAAGCAAGGCCGCGCCGGCGCCGAGACCCGGCGGATCGCGGCTGACCAGCGCCGCGCCGGCCCCGGCGTCGAACGCCGCCTTGACGAAATCATGGCCATCCCGGCTGTCGCCCTTCAGTGCGACGAACAGATCGCCCTTGCGCAGCGTACGCGTGTCGATGGAGAGGCCGTCCACCTCGAAGGCGCGGCCGGGAATGCCGAGCGTGGCGCCCTGCGCCTCCTCCGATGTCCAGAGCGCGGTCATGCGGCGCGCCCTCCCAGAGACAATGCGGCTTTCACGGCTTCGTCGCGGTCGGAGAAGGGACGGGTCTCCGTGCCGACGATCTGGCCGCTCTCGTGGCCCTTGCCCGCGATGATCAGCAGGTCGCCGGTCGCGAGCGCGGCGATGCCTTCGTGGATGGCGGTCGCCCGGTCGCCGATCTCGCGTGCGCCGGGCGCGCCGGCAAGCGCCTCGTTGCGGATCGTGGCGGCATCTTCGGTGCGCGGATTGTCGTCGGTGATGATCACGACATCCGCGTTGTCGGTCGCCGCCTTGCCCATCAGCGGGCGTTTGCCTTTGTCGCGGTCGCCACCGCAGCCGAAAATGACGTGCAGCCGGCCCGCCACATGCGGCCGGACGGCGGTCAGGACCTCGGCGAGCGACGCATCGGTGTGGGCGTAGTCGACATAGATCGGCGCGCCGGACGCGGCGTAGGCGACCTTCTCGAGCCGGCCGGGAGCGCCTTTGAGATGTTCGAGCGCGGCGAAAACTCGGTCCGGATCGTCGCCCAGCCCGATCACCAGCGCGGCAGCGATCAAGGCATTGGACGCCTGGAAGCTGCCGGCGAGCGGCAGGCCGACCGTATAATCCTGGCCGGCATGCCGAAGGCGGAGCGTCTGGCCGTCGATGCGGCCTTCGCGGGACAAAAGGCGGATGGCTTCGCCGCGTTCGCCGACCGCCATGATCTTCAGGCCGCGCTGGCGCGCCGCGGCGATGAAGCGCTCGGCATATTCCGCATCGGCATTCACGACGGCGAGACCGCCCTCGCGGACCACTTCGGAGAACAGGCGCAGCTTGGCGCGGACATAGTGCTCGACCGTGCCGTGATAGTCGAAATGGTCGCGGCTGAGATTGGTGAAGGCGCAGGCGGCGATCTCCACCCCGTCGAGGCGGAACTGATCGAGGCCGTGGCTGGACGCTTCCAACGCGAGATGATCGATGCCGTCCTTTTTCAGCTGCGCGAGCAGGCGGTGGACTTCGATCGGATCGGGCGTGGTGTGCCGAAGCGGGATCTCGCCGGAGGGCGTCACGACGCCGACCGTGCCGAGGCTGGCGGCGGGCTTGCCCAGCGCCGTCCAGATCTCGCGCACGAAGGCGACGATGGAGGATTTGCCCTTGGTGCCGGTGACGGCCGCGACGGTCTTCGGCTGGGCGCCGAAGAAGCGCGCGGCCTGGCGGGCGAGGCCGAGGCGCGGATTGTCGTCGGCGATGAAGCGCACATTGAGCGCCGCGGCGGCCGGACCGATGTCAGGACGGCCGAGCACCGCGACCGCGCCGCGCGCGACGGCGTCCTTCAGGAAGGCCGCGCCGTCGGCCTTCGAGCCCGAGAGCGCGGCGAACAAATAGCCGGGCCTGACCTCGCGGCTGTCGCTCGCGAGTCCCGTAAAACCGTCCGACGCCTGCATGGCGTTCTCGCCCACCTGACCGGCTCCGATCCTGTCCCCGGAATGTGTTGCCATTATGTATTCTCGCGGGTCGCTGGGACCGGCTTCTGCGGCACGCCCAGAAGCGGCGCAATGCGCGAAATCACGCGGCCGGCGAGCGGCGCGGCGGTCGAGCCGGCGAGCGCGATTCCGCCGGTTTCCTTGGTGCCGTGCGGCGTGTCCAGCAGCACGAAGACAATGTAGCGGGGATCCTCGATCGGAAACGCCGCGAGGAACGACGTCACCAGGACATGGTGCTGGTAACCATGGCCGTCCTCGCGCGGCTTTTCGGCCGAGCCGGTCTTGCCGCCGACGTCATAGCCGAGGATGTCGGCCTTGCGGCCGGTGCCGTTGGTCACGACATAGCGCAGCAGATCGCGCATTTTCGCGCTGGTGCCGGGCTTGAGCACCTGCGCGCCGCGGGCGTCGGCGGGATGTTTGAGGAAGGTCGGCGTAATCCGGCGCCCGCCATTCACCACGATGGCGGCGGCCGCGACGTAGGAGAGCGGCGCCACCGAGATGCCGTGGCCGAAGCCGATCGTCGCGGTCTCGATGGTTCCCCAATGCGCCGGCGATGGGTAGAGCGGCCGGGCGAATTCGGGCAGCTCGGTGCGCAGCGTGTGGAGGATGCCGAGGCTGTCGAGGAATTCGCGCTGCCGCGTGCCGCCGGAGCGGAGAGCGATCTGCGCCGTGCCGATATTGGACGAATGGGCGAGGATGTCGCGCGCCGTATAGGTGGCCGGCATCGCTTCCGCTTCGTGGATCGTATACTTGCCGATCTTGAAGCCATTGCCGATGCGGAAGACCTCGTCCGGCGTCGTCGTGTGGTCCTCGGTCGCCAGCGCGAAGGACAGCACCTTGAACACCGAGCCGAGCTCGTAGCGGTCGCCCGCCATGATGTTCTTGTCGCTGTCGTCGCCCTTGAAATGCCGGTCGTTGGGATCGAAATTCGGGACCGACACCATCGCGAGCACTTCGCCGGTGTCCACATTCATCACGATGCCGCCGGCCTTCACGGCGCGGAAGGTCTTGCGCGCCGCCTCGACCTCGCTGGCCAGGATGAATTGCACCCGCATGTCGACCGCGAGCTGGACCGGCTCGGACGGCGCGGTGCGCAGCTGGGTGTCGAGGCCGCCTTCGAGGCCGGACTGGCCGTTGCCGTCCGGATCGGTGACGCCCAGCAGCTGCGCGGCCGCGCGGCCGTCGGGGTAATAGCGCTTGGTGTTCGGTTCGAATTCCAGGCCCGGCAGGCCCAGATGCATCACCTTGTCCTGGACGTCCGGGGTCAGCTGGCGCGCCACGAGGACATAAGGGTGCTTGGTGTTGTCGAAGGCCGCCCGCAGGCGGCGCGCGTCGGTGCCGGTGAGGCCGGCGAGGTCGCGCGCGGCCTCGTCCTTGTCATAGAGGGCGTGCGGCAGGACGTAGAGATCCATCACGGGGAGGT
The nucleotide sequence above comes from Rhizomicrobium sp.. Encoded proteins:
- a CDS encoding UDP-N-acetylmuramoyl-L-alanyl-D-glutamate--2,6-diaminopimelate ligase; this translates as MATHSGDRIGAGQVGENAMQASDGFTGLASDSREVRPGYLFAALSGSKADGAAFLKDAVARGAVAVLGRPDIGPAAAALNVRFIADDNPRLGLARQAARFFGAQPKTVAAVTGTKGKSSIVAFVREIWTALGKPAASLGTVGVVTPSGEIPLRHTTPDPIEVHRLLAQLKKDGIDHLALEASSHGLDQFRLDGVEIAACAFTNLSRDHFDYHGTVEHYVRAKLRLFSEVVREGGLAVVNADAEYAERFIAAARQRGLKIMAVGERGEAIRLLSREGRIDGQTLRLRHAGQDYTVGLPLAGSFQASNALIAAALVIGLGDDPDRVFAALEHLKGAPGRLEKVAYAASGAPIYVDYAHTDASLAEVLTAVRPHVAGRLHVIFGCGGDRDKGKRPLMGKAATDNADVVIITDDNPRTEDAATIRNEALAGAPGAREIGDRATAIHEGIAALATGDLLIIAGKGHESGQIVGTETRPFSDRDEAVKAALSLGGRAA
- a CDS encoding UDP-N-acetylmuramoylalanyl-D-glutamyl-2,6-diaminopimelate--D-alanyl-D-alanine ligase is translated as MTALWTSEEAQGATLGIPGRAFEVDGLSIDTRTLRKGDLFVALKGDSRDGHDFVKAAFDAGAGAALVSRDPPGLGAGAALLTVANTQRGLEDLARAARARSSAKIVGVTGSAGKTTTKELLRVALGALGTTHCSAASYNNHWGVPLSLAALPRDAKYGVFEIGMNHFGEIRSLVGFVQPHVALVTTIAPAHLEFFGTCEAIADAKSEIFEGLSPGGAAILPADSPYADRLGARARQAHVGRILKFGEKPGSDARLIAYEESADGCHVKADICGTPVEFRIGAPGRHIAGNAVAALLVVALLDGDVLNAAAALKDFAALKGRGARFAAGDVDVIDESYNANPASMAAALALLGAAKGRRIAVLGDMLEMGPDGASHHAGLAVPLEAARADLVFLCGAQMKSLWDVLPTARRGAWTQTSAELAPLLTAALKAGDTVLVKGSLGSKMAVIVDALKARAA
- a CDS encoding penicillin-binding protein 2, whose amino-acid sequence is MTQAPTIYQRRIVIGAILCVVAFALIGVRLVDVTLFKARLAGGAVTDNAVFARADFVDRNGELLARDLPVMDLYVLPHALYDKDEAARDLAGLTGTDARRLRAAFDNTKHPYVLVARQLTPDVQDKVMHLGLPGLEFEPNTKRYYPDGRAAAQLLGVTDPDGNGQSGLEGGLDTQLRTAPSEPVQLAVDMRVQFILASEVEAARKTFRAVKAGGIVMNVDTGEVLAMVSVPNFDPNDRHFKGDDSDKNIMAGDRYELGSVFKVLSFALATEDHTTTPDEVFRIGNGFKIGKYTIHEAEAMPATYTARDILAHSSNIGTAQIALRSGGTRQREFLDSLGILHTLRTELPEFARPLYPSPAHWGTIETATIGFGHGISVAPLSYVAAAAIVVNGGRRITPTFLKHPADARGAQVLKPGTSAKMRDLLRYVVTNGTGRKADILGYDVGGKTGSAEKPREDGHGYQHHVLVTSFLAAFPIEDPRYIVFVLLDTPHGTKETGGIALAGSTAAPLAGRVISRIAPLLGVPQKPVPATRENT